A single genomic interval of Penaeus chinensis breed Huanghai No. 1 chromosome 23, ASM1920278v2, whole genome shotgun sequence harbors:
- the LOC125037597 gene encoding uncharacterized protein LOC125037597: MAGSRTSPSGRQQKGQPKAHEGDTHTSQQVTAPVRASKRRHQATTSPVTARSESRSPRAKQRPVIIRQSPPTISAAPAVAAVTTTIPATSSPPNGRTRTESRSGSVSPSQLAVPRVSAEPPCPSMLPMPPVHWRAGEDAKCPAQRQHCRAVTESLLNHLTTSGILVTA, encoded by the exons ATGGCTGGATCAAGAACGAGTCCCAGCGGAAGGCAGCAGAAGGGGCAGCCAAAGGCCCATGAGGGTGACACGCATACTTCTCAGCAG GTAACAGCACCTGTGAGAGCAAGTAAGCGACGGCATCAGGCCACAACGTCACCCGTGACGGCGCGCAGTGAGAGCAGGTCGCCCAGGGCCAAGCAGAGGCCAGTCATTATCCGGCAGAGCCCACCCACCATCTCTGCTGCTCCAGCTGTTGCCGCTGTAACGACCACCATCCCAGCCACCAGTTCCCCTCCAAACGGGCGCACGAGGACAGAGTCCCGAAGTGGCTCTGTCAGTCCATCACAGCTTGCAGTTCCCCGTGTATCAGCAGAACCACCCTGCCCCTCCATGCTGCCCATGCCACCCGTGCACTGGAGGGCTGGAGAGGATGCTAAGTGCCCAGCTCAAAGGCAACACTGTCGTGCTGTGACTGAGTCGCTACTTAATCACTTAACTACGTCGGGCATCTTGGTGACTGCTTAG